A single region of the Selenomonas sp. oral taxon 920 genome encodes:
- the ftsH gene encoding ATP-dependent zinc metalloprotease FtsH, which translates to MNQSILRNLAFYALMFFVVWTVADYMSGNHQAPQATALGYSDFNAKVTAGEVDKVVIVQNNIRGTLTDGTEFTTIAPDAPNSDHDLYKRLADKGITISAENPPEPPWWQTMLTSLIPIAILIGFWFFIMQQSQMGGGRMMNFGKSRVRLMVSDKKKVTFADVAGADEAKQELEEVVEFLKTPDKFNELGARIPKGVLLFGPPGTGKTLLAKAVAGEAGVQFFTISGSDFVEMFVGVGASRVRDLFEQAKKSAPCIVFIDEIDAVGRQRGAGLGGGHDEREQTLNQLLVEMDGFASNEGIIIIAATNRPDVLDPALLRPGRFDRQIVVDKPDVRGREAILKVHTKGKPIADDANLDVLARRTPGFTGADLSNLVNEAALLAARRNKKKIYMAEMEEAIERVLAGPERKSHVMTDEEKRLTAYHEGGHTLVGMLLEHADPVHKVTIIPRGRAGGYMLSLPKEDRSYRTRSELFDRIKVALGGRVAEEVVLGEISTGASSDIQKATQIIRSMIMQYGMSETIGPVAYGEENHQVFLGRDFNRDRNYSEEVAGEIDREVRRYIEEAYEACRVIITENRDKLDLIANALLERETLNAAELEELMKKGTISDKDKDDNVDETGKPLPIPVDVVIDDSTQTSEEAERAAEERPAPVPTTEPKFNLTQWNK; encoded by the coding sequence TTGAATCAATCAATCCTTAGAAATCTTGCTTTTTATGCGCTGATGTTCTTTGTCGTGTGGACGGTTGCCGACTATATGTCGGGCAATCATCAGGCACCGCAGGCAACGGCGCTTGGCTACAGCGACTTCAACGCGAAGGTGACGGCGGGCGAAGTGGATAAGGTCGTCATTGTCCAAAACAATATTCGCGGCACACTCACAGATGGGACGGAGTTCACGACGATTGCGCCCGATGCGCCGAACAGTGATCACGACCTCTACAAACGGCTCGCAGACAAGGGGATCACGATCTCGGCCGAGAATCCGCCCGAGCCGCCGTGGTGGCAGACGATGCTCACCTCGCTCATTCCCATTGCGATTCTCATCGGCTTTTGGTTCTTCATCATGCAGCAGTCCCAGATGGGCGGCGGCCGCATGATGAACTTCGGCAAGTCACGCGTGCGCCTGATGGTCAGCGATAAGAAGAAGGTGACGTTTGCCGATGTCGCGGGTGCGGATGAGGCGAAGCAGGAGCTTGAGGAGGTCGTTGAATTCTTAAAGACCCCGGATAAATTCAACGAACTCGGTGCACGCATCCCGAAGGGTGTGCTGCTCTTCGGTCCTCCGGGTACGGGTAAGACCCTCCTTGCAAAGGCGGTTGCTGGTGAGGCGGGTGTCCAGTTCTTTACTATCAGTGGTTCCGACTTCGTCGAGATGTTCGTCGGTGTCGGTGCTTCGCGTGTACGTGACCTCTTCGAACAGGCGAAGAAGTCCGCACCATGTATTGTGTTCATCGATGAGATCGACGCGGTTGGCCGTCAGCGCGGGGCAGGGCTCGGCGGCGGGCACGACGAGCGCGAACAGACACTCAATCAGCTGCTCGTTGAGATGGACGGTTTCGCCTCGAACGAGGGCATCATCATCATCGCGGCGACCAACCGCCCCGATGTTCTCGATCCCGCACTCCTGCGCCCCGGTCGCTTCGATCGTCAGATCGTCGTGGACAAGCCGGACGTGCGCGGCCGTGAGGCAATCCTCAAAGTGCATACGAAGGGCAAGCCCATCGCAGACGATGCCAATCTCGATGTGCTTGCGCGCCGTACTCCTGGATTTACGGGTGCCGATCTCAGCAACCTCGTCAACGAGGCGGCTCTCCTTGCTGCGCGCCGAAACAAGAAGAAGATCTACATGGCGGAGATGGAGGAGGCGATCGAGCGCGTGCTTGCGGGACCTGAGCGCAAATCCCACGTCATGACGGACGAGGAGAAGCGTCTCACGGCATACCACGAGGGTGGACATACACTCGTTGGGATGCTGCTCGAGCACGCGGATCCCGTGCACAAGGTTACGATTATTCCGCGCGGGCGTGCGGGCGGCTATATGCTCTCCCTGCCGAAGGAGGATCGCTCCTACCGTACGCGCTCGGAACTCTTTGACCGCATTAAGGTCGCACTTGGCGGACGCGTTGCGGAGGAGGTCGTGCTTGGTGAGATCAGCACGGGCGCTTCGAGCGATATACAGAAGGCGACGCAGATCATTCGCAGCATGATTATGCAGTACGGCATGAGCGAGACGATCGGTCCTGTTGCCTACGGCGAGGAGAACCATCAGGTATTCCTCGGGCGTGACTTCAACCGCGACCGCAACTACTCCGAGGAGGTCGCGGGCGAGATCGACCGTGAGGTGCGCCGCTACATCGAGGAGGCGTACGAGGCATGTCGTGTTATCATCACCGAAAATCGCGACAAGCTCGATCTCATCGCGAACGCACTGCTTGAGCGTGAGACGCTGAACGCGGCTGAACTCGAGGAACTGATGAAAAAGGGTACAATCAGCGACAAGGATAAAGATGACAATGTGGACGAAACGGGGAAACCGCTACCGATTCCCGTCGATGTTGTGATTGACGACTCCACGCAGACGAGCGAGGAGGCGGAGCGTGCCGCAGAGGAACGCCCCGCGCCCGTTCCGACAACGGAGCCGAAATTTAATCTGACTCAGTGGAATAAATAA
- the rfbF gene encoding glucose-1-phosphate cytidylyltransferase produces the protein MKIVILAGGLGTRISEESALRPKPMIEIGGKPILWHIMKIYSHYGFHEFIICLGYKGYMIKEYFADYYLHTSDVTFDFTQGNSMTVHNNVSEPWKVTLVDTGLNAQTGCRIKRIQKYVGDETFMLTYGDGVSDIDLHALVRTHNAKQDRALVTMTAIQPGGRFGVLDIESSTNEISRFVEKAKEDGGWINGGFMVVEPAVFDYLQDEERCIFETEPLETIAKNGGLHAYKHAGFWQCMDTQRDKGKLETLWESGDAPWKLW, from the coding sequence ATGAAGATTGTTATTCTTGCAGGTGGACTTGGTACGCGTATTAGTGAGGAATCTGCGCTTCGACCTAAGCCTATGATTGAAATTGGAGGAAAACCGATTCTCTGGCATATCATGAAGATCTATTCGCATTATGGATTTCATGAATTCATTATCTGTCTCGGCTACAAGGGCTATATGATCAAGGAGTATTTCGCCGACTACTATCTGCACACCTCAGATGTTACCTTCGATTTCACGCAGGGAAACAGCATGACGGTGCATAACAATGTATCGGAGCCGTGGAAGGTGACGCTTGTGGATACGGGGCTCAATGCGCAGACGGGATGCCGTATTAAACGCATTCAAAAGTATGTGGGTGACGAGACCTTTATGCTGACTTATGGTGATGGGGTGAGTGATATTGACTTGCATGCACTTGTCCGAACACATAATGCGAAGCAGGATCGTGCACTCGTAACGATGACGGCGATTCAGCCGGGGGGCAGATTCGGCGTTTTGGATATCGAATCCTCGACTAATGAGATCAGTCGTTTTGTTGAAAAGGCAAAGGAGGATGGCGGCTGGATCAATGGCGGCTTTATGGTAGTCGAGCCGGCGGTCTTTGACTATCTCCAGGATGAGGAGCGATGCATTTTTGAGACGGAGCCGCTTGAGACGATTGCGAAGAACGGCGGGCTTCATGCGTATAAGCATGCGGGGTTCTGGCAGTGCATGGATACACAGCGTGATAAGGGGAAGTTGGAGACTCTATGGGAGAGCGGTGATGCTCCGTGGAAGTTATGGTAG